From a region of the Aeoliella mucimassa genome:
- a CDS encoding DUF1559 family PulG-like putative transporter has product MFNKAIENYEDTYGHLPPAVATLGTSGDTQSWRLVIMPFIESNSIPSIYNRNEPWNGPTNRTLPSIEWYECPSHRETSDTSYLAVVAPECVWTDPPRKLEEITDDHSQTILLIDVGHSDIDWKEPRDLTFDEAVELLTAPVDPDEFTGHVEQASFLHQEHYFRHVAMLDGSVLRLRAPLDRETAIALLTANGGETIDPAALESLGQPELRYDRLYGLLLLIAIAVLPVVPAVRKRVLPRVISEETSDA; this is encoded by the coding sequence TTGTTCAACAAGGCCATTGAGAATTACGAAGATACCTACGGTCATCTTCCCCCTGCAGTGGCAACTCTTGGCACGTCGGGCGATACCCAAAGCTGGCGGTTGGTAATAATGCCGTTCATTGAGAGCAACAGCATTCCCAGCATCTACAACAGGAACGAACCCTGGAATGGTCCGACGAATCGTACGCTACCGAGCATTGAGTGGTACGAGTGTCCCTCGCACCGAGAGACCAGCGACACCAGCTACCTAGCGGTGGTTGCCCCTGAGTGCGTGTGGACCGATCCGCCTCGCAAGTTGGAAGAGATCACCGACGACCACTCGCAGACCATTCTGCTTATCGATGTCGGCCATAGCGACATCGACTGGAAAGAGCCTCGCGACCTGACGTTCGATGAAGCGGTGGAGTTACTCACTGCTCCGGTCGACCCCGACGAGTTTACCGGGCACGTCGAGCAGGCGAGCTTCCTGCATCAGGAACATTACTTCCGTCACGTCGCCATGCTGGATGGCAGCGTGCTACGACTTCGAGCGCCACTCGACCGCGAAACCGCCATCGCCCTGCTCACCGCCAACGGCGGGGAGACAATCGACCCCGCCGCGCTCGAAAGTCTCGGCCAGCCCGAACTCCGCTACGATCGCCTCTATGGCCTGCTGCTGTTGATCGCGATCGCCGTGCTGCCGGTCGTGCCAGCAGTGCGCAAACGGGTGTTGCCGAGAGTGATTAGCGAGGAGACAAGCGACGCATGA
- a CDS encoding IS5 family transposase produces the protein MATKEKRTYKVTNWKEYNKSLIERGNITIWFSDEALENWEHPNDQTKVGRPFVFSDTAIECLLTIRELLKLPYRQTEGFGRSLVAMLGVEAAIPNYSSLAKRASKLNVSLDIANKRGDIDIVVDSTGMKVFGEGEWKMRTHGKSKRRTWRKLHLSVNPDTREIVAEILTENSCHDADAVPEMLEQVEQPVKKFHGDGSYDKWKVYEGLESEGIEPVIPPQHNAKIKQHGNSAEEPLPRDEAIRQIRRKGRRSWKEEVGYHRRSLAETTMYRVKQSFGSHLKNRVFENQQTEARLRCKIINQFTQLGLPQFEWS, from the coding sequence ATGGCTACGAAAGAAAAACGAACCTACAAAGTCACGAACTGGAAGGAGTATAACAAGTCGCTCATCGAGCGTGGAAACATCACTATTTGGTTTAGCGACGAGGCGTTGGAGAACTGGGAACATCCTAACGACCAGACAAAAGTCGGTCGCCCTTTTGTCTTCAGCGATACGGCGATCGAGTGCTTGCTGACGATTCGCGAACTGCTGAAACTTCCCTATCGGCAGACTGAGGGATTCGGCCGCTCGCTGGTGGCGATGTTGGGCGTCGAGGCAGCGATTCCCAATTATTCTTCGCTCGCCAAGCGAGCCAGCAAGCTGAATGTTTCGCTCGATATCGCTAACAAGAGGGGCGACATCGATATCGTGGTGGATAGCACCGGCATGAAAGTGTTTGGCGAGGGCGAATGGAAGATGCGGACGCATGGCAAGTCGAAGCGGCGGACATGGCGGAAGCTGCATTTGTCGGTGAATCCTGACACCCGCGAGATTGTGGCGGAGATTTTGACCGAGAACAGTTGCCACGATGCCGATGCGGTTCCCGAAATGCTGGAGCAGGTGGAGCAGCCCGTAAAAAAGTTTCACGGCGACGGTAGTTACGACAAGTGGAAGGTTTATGAAGGGCTGGAATCCGAAGGCATTGAGCCGGTGATTCCGCCGCAGCACAACGCCAAGATCAAACAACATGGCAACTCTGCGGAGGAGCCTTTGCCCCGGGACGAGGCAATTCGTCAGATTCGACGCAAGGGGCGTAGGAGTTGGAAAGAGGAAGTGGGCTATCATCGTAGAAGCTTGGCGGAAACGACCATGTACCGAGTGAAACAAAGCTTTGGGAGCCATCTCAAAAACCGAGTATTCGAAAACCAACAAACGGAAGCCCGCTTGCGCTGTAAAATCATCAATCAATTCACCCAACTCGGGCTTCCACAGTTCGAGTGGAGTTAG